The following coding sequences lie in one Vespula pensylvanica isolate Volc-1 chromosome 7, ASM1446617v1, whole genome shotgun sequence genomic window:
- the LOC122630777 gene encoding transcription initiation factor IIA subunit 1 isoform X1, whose protein sequence is MALSQTSVLKLYNTVIEDVIAGVRESFIDEGVDEQVLLELKQIWETKLMSSKAVELNPEPPEPQVPQLNTHKSVPGNKGNHFVQQTSVANAVSQQAQQQQQSTPQQSQSQQHQQPQQSQQQQQQTSHSSSTTLQHSNTPVQQVVTTPPAVLDRQVPIQITLPPQPGARDSQQRVLTIQVPASAIQSNQLHTILTGPVISAAMGLPADVAGTLLQQHVNSTLQGHPTLSSIQVNQPLQVVTQNTNNVVTQRSVQGQQNNIAQLDGALGALGDSSDEDEEEEEEDNDDDDEDLDDKEEEENDEATAREEEPLNSEDDVTDDDPADLFDTDNVVVCQYDKITRSRNKWKFYLKDGIMNLSGKDYVFQKANGDAEW, encoded by the exons ATGGCCCTCAGTCAAACCAGCGTG cTGAAACTATACAACACTGTGATAGAAGATGTAATAGCAGGAGTACGTGAATCATTTATAGATGAAGGTGTAGACGAACAAGTACTATTAGAACTTAAACAAATATGGGAAACGAAATTAATGTCAAGTAAAGCAGTGGAATTAAATCCAGAACCACCAGAACCTCAAGTTCCTCAGCTAAACACACATAAATCTGTCCCTGGTAATAAAG GAAATCATTTTGTGCAACAAACATCTGTTGCTAATGCAGTATCTCAACAAgcgcagcaacaacaacaatctaCACCCCAACAATCACAATCACAACAGCATCAGCAGCCACAACAGtcacaacagcaacaacagcaaacATCACATTCTTCAAGTACAACCTTACAACATTCAAATACACCAGTGCAACAAGTAGTGACTACTCCACCTGCAGTACTTGACAGACAAGTGCCAATTCAAATTACTTTACCTCCACAACCTGGTGCACGTGATTCTCAACAACGTGTATTAACTATACAAGTTCCTGCATCTGCGAttcaaa GCAATCAACTCCACACCATTTTAACTGGCCCTGTAATTAGTGCTGCAATGGGTTTGCCGGCAGACGTAGCTGGAACGTTATTACAACAGCATGTAAATTCTACTCTTCAAGGCCATCCTACATTGTCATCAATTCAAGTTAATCAACCCTTACAGGTTGTAACACAAAATACAAATAACGTCGTTACGCAACGTTCTGTTCAAGGACAA CAAAATAATATAGCCCAATTAGATGGAGCTTTAGGAGCATTAGGTGATTCGTctgatgaagatgaagaagaagaagaggaggataatgacgacgatgatgaagaTCTCGAtgataaggaagaagaagaaaatgatgagGCAACTGCACGAGAAGag GAACCATTAAATTCTGAAGATGATGTTACAGATGATGATCCAGCTGATTTATTTGATACAGATAATGTAGTGGTTTGTCAATATGATAAA aTCACAAGGAGtagaaataaatggaaattcTATCTTAAGGATGGCATAATGAACTTAAGTGGAAAAGATTATGTGTTTCAAAAAGCAAACGGAGATGCTGAATGGTAG
- the LOC122630777 gene encoding transcription initiation factor IIA subunit 1 isoform X2 — protein sequence MTMIIKRLKLYNTVIEDVIAGVRESFIDEGVDEQVLLELKQIWETKLMSSKAVELNPEPPEPQVPQLNTHKSVPGNKGNHFVQQTSVANAVSQQAQQQQQSTPQQSQSQQHQQPQQSQQQQQQTSHSSSTTLQHSNTPVQQVVTTPPAVLDRQVPIQITLPPQPGARDSQQRVLTIQVPASAIQSNQLHTILTGPVISAAMGLPADVAGTLLQQHVNSTLQGHPTLSSIQVNQPLQVVTQNTNNVVTQRSVQGQQNNIAQLDGALGALGDSSDEDEEEEEEDNDDDDEDLDDKEEEENDEATAREEEPLNSEDDVTDDDPADLFDTDNVVVCQYDKITRSRNKWKFYLKDGIMNLSGKDYVFQKANGDAEW from the exons ATGACTATGATAATAAAACGT cTGAAACTATACAACACTGTGATAGAAGATGTAATAGCAGGAGTACGTGAATCATTTATAGATGAAGGTGTAGACGAACAAGTACTATTAGAACTTAAACAAATATGGGAAACGAAATTAATGTCAAGTAAAGCAGTGGAATTAAATCCAGAACCACCAGAACCTCAAGTTCCTCAGCTAAACACACATAAATCTGTCCCTGGTAATAAAG GAAATCATTTTGTGCAACAAACATCTGTTGCTAATGCAGTATCTCAACAAgcgcagcaacaacaacaatctaCACCCCAACAATCACAATCACAACAGCATCAGCAGCCACAACAGtcacaacagcaacaacagcaaacATCACATTCTTCAAGTACAACCTTACAACATTCAAATACACCAGTGCAACAAGTAGTGACTACTCCACCTGCAGTACTTGACAGACAAGTGCCAATTCAAATTACTTTACCTCCACAACCTGGTGCACGTGATTCTCAACAACGTGTATTAACTATACAAGTTCCTGCATCTGCGAttcaaa GCAATCAACTCCACACCATTTTAACTGGCCCTGTAATTAGTGCTGCAATGGGTTTGCCGGCAGACGTAGCTGGAACGTTATTACAACAGCATGTAAATTCTACTCTTCAAGGCCATCCTACATTGTCATCAATTCAAGTTAATCAACCCTTACAGGTTGTAACACAAAATACAAATAACGTCGTTACGCAACGTTCTGTTCAAGGACAA CAAAATAATATAGCCCAATTAGATGGAGCTTTAGGAGCATTAGGTGATTCGTctgatgaagatgaagaagaagaagaggaggataatgacgacgatgatgaagaTCTCGAtgataaggaagaagaagaaaatgatgagGCAACTGCACGAGAAGag GAACCATTAAATTCTGAAGATGATGTTACAGATGATGATCCAGCTGATTTATTTGATACAGATAATGTAGTGGTTTGTCAATATGATAAA aTCACAAGGAGtagaaataaatggaaattcTATCTTAAGGATGGCATAATGAACTTAAGTGGAAAAGATTATGTGTTTCAAAAAGCAAACGGAGATGCTGAATGGTAG
- the LOC122630777 gene encoding transcription initiation factor IIA subunit 1 isoform X3 gives MALSQTSVLKLYNTVIEDVIAGVRESFIDEGVDEQVLLELKQIWETKLMSSKAVELNPEPPEPQVPQLNTHKSVPGNKVSQQAQQQQQSTPQQSQSQQHQQPQQSQQQQQQTSHSSSTTLQHSNTPVQQVVTTPPAVLDRQVPIQITLPPQPGARDSQQRVLTIQVPASAIQSNQLHTILTGPVISAAMGLPADVAGTLLQQHVNSTLQGHPTLSSIQVNQPLQVVTQNTNNVVTQRSVQGQQNNIAQLDGALGALGDSSDEDEEEEEEDNDDDDEDLDDKEEEENDEATAREEEPLNSEDDVTDDDPADLFDTDNVVVCQYDKITRSRNKWKFYLKDGIMNLSGKDYVFQKANGDAEW, from the exons ATGGCCCTCAGTCAAACCAGCGTG cTGAAACTATACAACACTGTGATAGAAGATGTAATAGCAGGAGTACGTGAATCATTTATAGATGAAGGTGTAGACGAACAAGTACTATTAGAACTTAAACAAATATGGGAAACGAAATTAATGTCAAGTAAAGCAGTGGAATTAAATCCAGAACCACCAGAACCTCAAGTTCCTCAGCTAAACACACATAAATCTGTCCCTGGTAATAAAG TATCTCAACAAgcgcagcaacaacaacaatctaCACCCCAACAATCACAATCACAACAGCATCAGCAGCCACAACAGtcacaacagcaacaacagcaaacATCACATTCTTCAAGTACAACCTTACAACATTCAAATACACCAGTGCAACAAGTAGTGACTACTCCACCTGCAGTACTTGACAGACAAGTGCCAATTCAAATTACTTTACCTCCACAACCTGGTGCACGTGATTCTCAACAACGTGTATTAACTATACAAGTTCCTGCATCTGCGAttcaaa GCAATCAACTCCACACCATTTTAACTGGCCCTGTAATTAGTGCTGCAATGGGTTTGCCGGCAGACGTAGCTGGAACGTTATTACAACAGCATGTAAATTCTACTCTTCAAGGCCATCCTACATTGTCATCAATTCAAGTTAATCAACCCTTACAGGTTGTAACACAAAATACAAATAACGTCGTTACGCAACGTTCTGTTCAAGGACAA CAAAATAATATAGCCCAATTAGATGGAGCTTTAGGAGCATTAGGTGATTCGTctgatgaagatgaagaagaagaagaggaggataatgacgacgatgatgaagaTCTCGAtgataaggaagaagaagaaaatgatgagGCAACTGCACGAGAAGag GAACCATTAAATTCTGAAGATGATGTTACAGATGATGATCCAGCTGATTTATTTGATACAGATAATGTAGTGGTTTGTCAATATGATAAA aTCACAAGGAGtagaaataaatggaaattcTATCTTAAGGATGGCATAATGAACTTAAGTGGAAAAGATTATGTGTTTCAAAAAGCAAACGGAGATGCTGAATGGTAG
- the LOC122630779 gene encoding synaptogyrin, protein MDGGGAYGGGKAGAPFDPIAFVQRPLVILRALCLLFAIIVFGCISSKGYVTKQDKEVCLYNEDNNACNYGIGIGVIAFLASIGFLAGEYLFEQMSSVKTRKHFVLLDLGFSGFWAFLYFVGFCYLTNAWNKTTVSDGYGVNNVQGAIAFSFFSIFTWAGCAWFAFQRFRQGIQDAAFAPSYEADPVGGTGYTSYPDATDAAYQEPPFGQQQRGMGDFQAPAY, encoded by the exons ATGGACGGCGGTGGAGCGTACGGTGGAGGAAAGGCAGGAGCGCCTTTTGATCCGATCGCATTCGTTCAAAGGCCTCTAGTTATTTTAAGGGCACTATGCTTG CTCTTTGCAATAATAGTATTTGGATGTATAAGCAGCAAGGGCTATGTTACAAAACAAGACAAAGAGGTTTGTCTTTATAATGAAGACAATAATGCCTGTAATTATGGCATTGGTATAGGTGTTATAGCATTCTTAGCCAGTATTGGTTTTCTTGCTGGCGAATACTTGTTCGAACAAATGTCCTCTGTAAAAACTCGAAAACACTTTGTCCTCTTAGATCTTGG TTTTTCGGGTTTTTGGgcatttttgtattttgttgGCTTCTGTTACCTAACAAATGCATGGAATAAAACTACAGTATCAGATGGGTATGGTGTTAATAATGTACAAGGAGCTATtgcattttcgtttttttccatttttacttGG gcTGGCTGTGCTTGGTTTGCATTTCAAAGATTCAGACAAGGTATACAAGATGCAGCCTTTGCTCCAAGTTACGAAGCAGATCCTGTAGGTGGAACAGGATATACAAGTTATCCTGATGCTACGGATGCTGCTTATCAAGAACCACCATTTGGTCAACAGCAGCGAGGAATGGGGGATTTTCAAGCCCCTGCTTATTAA